The Coffea arabica cultivar ET-39 chromosome 8e, Coffea Arabica ET-39 HiFi, whole genome shotgun sequence genome window below encodes:
- the LOC113703038 gene encoding abscisic acid receptor PYL2-like — protein MDGNNQIPQGLSPEEFSELEPLISTYHTFEPAPNTCTSLITQRIDAPAKVVWPFVRRFDNPQKYKHFIKGCNMTGDGSVGSIREVTVVSGLPASTSTEILEILDEEKHILSFRVVGGEHRLNNYKSVTSVNEFDNEGKVYTIVLESYIVDIPEGNTAEDTKMFTDTVVKLNLQKLGVVAMASLHGHE, from the coding sequence ATGGATGGCAACAACCAAATCCCACAAGGGCTGAGCCCAGAAGAATTCTCTGAACTCGAGCCGCTAATTTCCACGTACCACACTTTTGAGCCAGCCCCAAATACATGCACATCCCTGATAACTCAGCGCATTGATGCACCAGCAAAAGTGGTGTGGCCATTCGTCAGGCGTTTTGACAATCCTCAGAAGTACAAACACTTCATCAAGGGCTGCAACATGACAGGGGATGGAAGTGTAGGCAGCATCAGAGAAGTCACGGTTGTTTCGGGGCTTCCAGCTTCTACCAGCACCGAGATACTCGAGATTCTGGATGAAGAAAAGCATATTCTGAGCTTCAGGGTGGTTGGGGGAGAGCACAGGCTAAACAACTATAAATCTGTGACATCAGTTAATGAATTCGATAATGAAGGTAAGGTTTACACCATTGTTCTGGAGTCTTATATTGTTGATATCCCAGAAGGCAACACTGCGGAGGATACAAAGATGTTTACTGATACAGTTGTGAAGTTGAATCTCCAAAAGCTTGGGGTCGTGGCAATGGCTTCTTTGCATGGACATGAATGA
- the LOC113703037 gene encoding UPF0481 protein At3g47200, whose amino-acid sequence MSEAELDLVPPSFVQEGARKMGEKSWIINVNDKVGHLADITETEMKDWEQHSIYRLPACVTDLNKNAYKPRAISFGPYHHGEPNLEPMEVHKERALLHFLNRSEKSLEDYIGPLREVLQDLKDAYDILDDEWLQNSDAFLELMIRDGCFMIEVLRTSFADTQTGVVDYAHNDPIFSNHGKLYMLPYIKRDMLMIENQLPMLLLKTLLAVDNQNAQTDEESINNLILKFYFPHSRPKILGKCMHVLDAYRRILLWTEPDSQKPTRGVCKRGPDDILSARELEESGIRIRKSDSTSLNDIHFDCDTGILRLPQITVDDVSETMFLNLVAFERFHVGAGNEVTDYIFFMDEIIDNAMDVNILQRHEIIENAFGSDKAVAKLFNSLTQDVALDEHSSLTAVRETINGYCKTKWHKWRAALIQTYFRSPWALISVVAAIVLFALTIAQTAYGALQYYEGLDNSPSPPVPPPHRS is encoded by the exons ATGTCAGAAGCAGAATTAGACCTCGTTCCTCCTTCATTCGTTCAGGAGGGAGcaagaaaaatgggagaaaaatCATGGATCATTAACGTGAACGATAAAGTCGGCCATCTAGCGGATATCACAGAAACTGAGATGAAGGATTGGGAGCAGCATTCAATCTATAGACTACCCGCCTGTGTCACTGATCTGAACAAGAATGCATACAAGCCCCGGGCAATCTCTTTTGGTCCGTACCATCATGGCGAGCCGAATTTGGAGCCAATGGAAGTCCACAAGGAAAGAGCTCTGCTTCATTTTCTCAACAGATCAGAGAAATCTCTGGAGGACTACATTGGCCCATTACGTGAAGTTTTGCAAGACCTGAAGGACGCATATGACATCCTGGACGATGAATGGCTACAAAACTCAGATGCATTCTTGGAGCTGATGATTCGGGACGGCTGTTTCATGATAGAGGTTTTGAGGACATCATTCGCTGATACTCAAACTGGCGTGGTTGATTATGCTCACAACGATCCCATCTTCAGCAACCACGGCAAGCTCTACATGTTGCCTTATATAAAGCGCGACATGTTGATGATCGAAAATCAGTTGCCCATGCTGCTTCTTAAAACCTTGCTTGCCGTTGACAATCAAAATGCACAG ACAGACGAGGAGTCCATCAATAACCTCATCCTCAAATTCTACTTTCCCCACAGCCGCCCAAAAATATTGGGCAAATGCATGCATGTATTAGACGCTTATCGAAGGATCCTGTTATGGACAGAACCCGATAGCCAAAAGCCAACACGAGGCGTTTGCAAAAGGGGCCCTGATGACATCCTCTCCGCAAGAGAGCTCGAAGAATCTGGAATCCGAATCAGAAAGAGCGACAGCACAAGCCTGAATGACATCCATTTCGACTGTGATACCGGCATCCTTAGGCTTCCACAGATTACAGTGGACGATGTCAGCGAAACAATGTTCCTAAACCTAGTAGCTTTCGAGCGATTCCACGTTGGTGCGGGGAATGAAGTGACTGACTACATCTTCTTCATGGACGAAATCATCGATAACGCCATGGATGTGAACATTTTACAGAGACATGAAATCATCGAGAATGCATTTGGAAGTGATAAAGCTGTTGCAAAATTGTTCAACTCGCTCACCCAAGATGTTGCACTGGACGAACATAGCAGCTTAACTGCGGTGCGCGAGACGATTAACGGCTATTGCAAAACAAAGTGGCATAAGTGGCGAGCAGCTCTTATCCAGACTTATTTCAGGAGCCCATGGGCTTTGATTTCTGTTGTTGCTGCCATTGTTCTGTTTGCTCTCACCATAGCTCAGACTGCATATGGCGCCCTCCAATACTATGAGGGCCTGGACAATAGTCCATCCCCACCTGTACCCCCACCGCATAGAAGTTGA
- the LOC113702968 gene encoding UPF0481 protein At3g47200-like isoform X2 — protein MGENSWVVEVNDKVNRLPDITRDEEKAWQSHSIYKLPACVTDLVTDRKESVYKPRAISFGPYHYGESNLDPMEAHKERALLHFIERSGNPLEHYRRALSGVVKELKDAYDSLDDKWKQDSEAFLKLMIRDGCFMLEVLRSSSTDLTKNGYASNDPIFSKHGMTYMLPYIKRDMLMLENQLPMLLLRKLHAIYKQDAQTSEESADLLEKSIERSEESAQGSEESVDKLILKFYSHSHSHSSTPPELDKCLHILDAYRTILLWKDSATKTQESTQHCKVENNSGEILSARELEESGISIKKSKSTSLTDIQFDCKWGILKLPPICMDDVSETMFLNLIAFERFHAGAGSQVTNYIYLMDKLVDNAKDVNILQSHEILHNALGSDKALAQLINSLSKDVVLDRDSSLNKESMGLGICYGCHCSFCSHHCSGIIRCSPILPGPEQ, from the exons ATGGGCGAAAATTCATGGGTAGTTGAAGTAAATGACAAAGTCAATCGTCTACCAGACATCACAAGGGATGAAGAGAAGGCATGGCAGAGTCATTCCATCTACAAATTGCCTGCCTGTGTAACTGATCTTGTCACTGATAGGAAAGAGAGTGTTTACAAGCCTCGGGCAATCTCTTTTGGTCCATATCATTACGGCGAGTCAAATTTGGATCCAATGGAAGCTCACAAGGAAAGagctctcctacattttatcgAAAGGTCAGGGAATCCTCTCGAGCACTACCGTCGCGCATTATCTGGAGTAGTGAAAGAATTGAAGGATGCATATGACTCCCTGGACGACAAATGGAAACAAGATTCAGAAGCATTCTTGAAGCTGATGATTCGCGATGGCTGTTTTATGCTAGAAGTTTTGCGGTCATCATCCACTGATCTAACCAAGAATGGCTATGCCTCTAACGATCCCATCTTCAGCAAACATGGCATGACTTATATGTTGCCATATATAAAGCGCGACATGTTGATGCTCGAAAATCAGTTGCCCATGTTGCTGCTTAGAAAGCTACATGCTATTTACAAACAAGATGCCCAG ACATCTGAGGAGTCTGCTGACCTATTAGAGAAATCCATTGAGCGATCTGAGGAGTCTGCCCAGGGATCTGAGGAGTCCGTTGATAAGCTCATCCTCAAATTCTACTCTCATAGTCATAGTCATAGCAGCACCCCACCTGAGTTGGACAAGTGTTTGCATATACTGGATGCATACCGAACGATCTTGTTATGGAAAGACAGTGCTACTAAAACTCAAGAATCTACTCAACATTGTAAAGTGGAAAACAACAGTGGCGAAATTCTCTCTGCAAGAGAGCTTGAAGAATCAGGAATCAGTATCAAGAAGAGCAAAAGTACAAGCCTGACGGACATCCAATTCGATTGCAAGTGGGGTATCCTGAAGCTTCCACCAATCTGTATGGATGATGTAAGTGAAACAATGTTTCTAAATCTAATAGCTTTTGAGCGATTCCATGCAGGGGCAGGAAGTCAGGTGACTAACTACATCTACTTGATGGACAAACTCGTCGACAACGCTAAAGATGTTAACATCCTACAATCCCATGAAATTCTCCACAATGCACTTGGAAGTGATAAAGCTCTTGCTCAATTGATCAACTCACTTTCCAAAGATGTTGTGCTTGATCGAGATAGCAGCTTAAATAAG GAATCCATGGGCCTCGGTATCTGTTATGGCTGCCATTGTTCTTTTTGCTCTCACCATTGTTCAGGCATTATACGGTGCTCTCCAATACTACCAGGCCCTGAACAGTAG
- the LOC113702968 gene encoding UPF0481 protein At3g47200-like isoform X1 has translation MGENSWVVEVNDKVNRLPDITRDEEKAWQSHSIYKLPACVTDLVTDRKESVYKPRAISFGPYHYGESNLDPMEAHKERALLHFIERSGNPLEHYRRALSGVVKELKDAYDSLDDKWKQDSEAFLKLMIRDGCFMLEVLRSSSTDLTKNGYASNDPIFSKHGMTYMLPYIKRDMLMLENQLPMLLLRKLHAIYKQDAQTSEESADLLEKSIERSEESAQGSEESVDKLILKFYSHSHSHSSTPPELDKCLHILDAYRTILLWKDSATKTQESTQHCKVENNSGEILSARELEESGISIKKSKSTSLTDIQFDCKWGILKLPPICMDDVSETMFLNLIAFERFHAGAGSQVTNYIYLMDKLVDNAKDVNILQSHEILHNALGSDKALAQLINSLSKDVVLDRDSSLNKVHVAINSYCKTKPHKWRASLIQTYFRNPWASVSVMAAIVLFALTIVQALYGALQYYQALNSSPSPPPPPRPPPSHRS, from the exons ATGGGCGAAAATTCATGGGTAGTTGAAGTAAATGACAAAGTCAATCGTCTACCAGACATCACAAGGGATGAAGAGAAGGCATGGCAGAGTCATTCCATCTACAAATTGCCTGCCTGTGTAACTGATCTTGTCACTGATAGGAAAGAGAGTGTTTACAAGCCTCGGGCAATCTCTTTTGGTCCATATCATTACGGCGAGTCAAATTTGGATCCAATGGAAGCTCACAAGGAAAGagctctcctacattttatcgAAAGGTCAGGGAATCCTCTCGAGCACTACCGTCGCGCATTATCTGGAGTAGTGAAAGAATTGAAGGATGCATATGACTCCCTGGACGACAAATGGAAACAAGATTCAGAAGCATTCTTGAAGCTGATGATTCGCGATGGCTGTTTTATGCTAGAAGTTTTGCGGTCATCATCCACTGATCTAACCAAGAATGGCTATGCCTCTAACGATCCCATCTTCAGCAAACATGGCATGACTTATATGTTGCCATATATAAAGCGCGACATGTTGATGCTCGAAAATCAGTTGCCCATGTTGCTGCTTAGAAAGCTACATGCTATTTACAAACAAGATGCCCAG ACATCTGAGGAGTCTGCTGACCTATTAGAGAAATCCATTGAGCGATCTGAGGAGTCTGCCCAGGGATCTGAGGAGTCCGTTGATAAGCTCATCCTCAAATTCTACTCTCATAGTCATAGTCATAGCAGCACCCCACCTGAGTTGGACAAGTGTTTGCATATACTGGATGCATACCGAACGATCTTGTTATGGAAAGACAGTGCTACTAAAACTCAAGAATCTACTCAACATTGTAAAGTGGAAAACAACAGTGGCGAAATTCTCTCTGCAAGAGAGCTTGAAGAATCAGGAATCAGTATCAAGAAGAGCAAAAGTACAAGCCTGACGGACATCCAATTCGATTGCAAGTGGGGTATCCTGAAGCTTCCACCAATCTGTATGGATGATGTAAGTGAAACAATGTTTCTAAATCTAATAGCTTTTGAGCGATTCCATGCAGGGGCAGGAAGTCAGGTGACTAACTACATCTACTTGATGGACAAACTCGTCGACAACGCTAAAGATGTTAACATCCTACAATCCCATGAAATTCTCCACAATGCACTTGGAAGTGATAAAGCTCTTGCTCAATTGATCAACTCACTTTCCAAAGATGTTGTGCTTGATCGAGATAGCAGCTTAAATAAGGTGCATGTTGCTATTAACAGCTACTGCAAAACAAAACCGCATAAGTGGCGAGCCAGTCTCATCCAAACTTATTTCAGGAATCCATGGGCCTCGGTATCTGTTATGGCTGCCATTGTTCTTTTTGCTCTCACCATTGTTCAGGCATTATACGGTGCTCTCCAATACTACCAGGCCCTGAACAGTAGTCCATCCCCACCTCCGCCTCCACGTCCACCTCCATCGCATAGAAGTTGA
- the LOC113702968 gene encoding uncharacterized protein isoform X3: MGENSWVVEVNDKVNRLPDITRDEEKAWQSHSIYKLPACVTDLVTDRKESVYKPRAISFGPYHYGESNLDPMEAHKERALLHFIERSGNPLEHYRRALSGVVKELKDAYDSLDDKWKQDSEAFLKLMIRDGCFMLEVLRSSSTDLTKNGYASNDPIFSKHGMTYMLPYIKRDMLMLENQLPMLLLRKLHAIYKQDAQTSEESADLLEKSIERSEESAQGSEESVDKLILKFYSHSHSHSSTPPELDKCLHILDAYRTILLWKDSATKTQESTQHCKVENNSGEILSARELEESGISIKKSKSTSLTDIQFDCKGRKSGD; encoded by the exons ATGGGCGAAAATTCATGGGTAGTTGAAGTAAATGACAAAGTCAATCGTCTACCAGACATCACAAGGGATGAAGAGAAGGCATGGCAGAGTCATTCCATCTACAAATTGCCTGCCTGTGTAACTGATCTTGTCACTGATAGGAAAGAGAGTGTTTACAAGCCTCGGGCAATCTCTTTTGGTCCATATCATTACGGCGAGTCAAATTTGGATCCAATGGAAGCTCACAAGGAAAGagctctcctacattttatcgAAAGGTCAGGGAATCCTCTCGAGCACTACCGTCGCGCATTATCTGGAGTAGTGAAAGAATTGAAGGATGCATATGACTCCCTGGACGACAAATGGAAACAAGATTCAGAAGCATTCTTGAAGCTGATGATTCGCGATGGCTGTTTTATGCTAGAAGTTTTGCGGTCATCATCCACTGATCTAACCAAGAATGGCTATGCCTCTAACGATCCCATCTTCAGCAAACATGGCATGACTTATATGTTGCCATATATAAAGCGCGACATGTTGATGCTCGAAAATCAGTTGCCCATGTTGCTGCTTAGAAAGCTACATGCTATTTACAAACAAGATGCCCAG ACATCTGAGGAGTCTGCTGACCTATTAGAGAAATCCATTGAGCGATCTGAGGAGTCTGCCCAGGGATCTGAGGAGTCCGTTGATAAGCTCATCCTCAAATTCTACTCTCATAGTCATAGTCATAGCAGCACCCCACCTGAGTTGGACAAGTGTTTGCATATACTGGATGCATACCGAACGATCTTGTTATGGAAAGACAGTGCTACTAAAACTCAAGAATCTACTCAACATTGTAAAGTGGAAAACAACAGTGGCGAAATTCTCTCTGCAAGAGAGCTTGAAGAATCAGGAATCAGTATCAAGAAGAGCAAAAGTACAAGCCTGACGGACATCCAATTCGATTGCAA GGGCAGGAAGTCAGGTGACTAA
- the LOC113702967 gene encoding UPF0481 protein At3g47200-like isoform X2, whose amino-acid sequence MGENSWVVEINDDVNRLSDITRDEEKAWQSHSIYKLPACVTDLVSDRKESVYKPRAISFGPYHYGESNLRPMEAHKKRALLHFIKRSRKPLEHYRRELSGVVKELKDAYDSLEDKWQQDSEAFLKLMIRDGCFMLEVLRASSTDLTKNGYASNDPIFSKHGMTYMLPYIKRDMLMLENQLPMLLLRKLHGVYKQDAETSGVSVDSSEKSIELSEESVDMLILKFYSHSHSSAKLDKCLHILDAYRTILLWKDHDTQTQESTPHRKVENNNGDILSARELEESGIRIKKSQSTSLTDIQFDCKWGILCNRGILKLPPICMDDVSETMYLNLIAFERFHAGAGSQVTNYIYLMDKLVDNAKDVNILQSHEILHNALGSDKALAQLINSLSKDVVLDRDSSLNKESMGLGICYSCHCSFCSHHCSGIIRCPPILPGRKKRHSSKEAFISQVRRIAFASTGCHLWCSRNKKIFQKLSILPST is encoded by the exons ATGGGCGAAAATTCATGGGTAGTTGAAATAAATGACGACGTCAATCGTCTATCAGACATCACAAGGGATGAAGAGAAAGCATGGCAGAGTCATTCCATCTACAAATTGCCTGCCTGTGTCACTGATCTTGTCAGTGATAGGAAAGAGAGTGTTTACAAGCCTCGGGCAATCTCTTTTGGTCCATATCATTACGGCGAGTCAAATTTGAGGCCAATGGAAGCTCACAAGAAAAGagctctcctacattttatcaAAAGGTCAAGGAAACCTCTCGAGCACTACCGTCGCGAATTATCTGGAGTAGTGAAAGAATTGAAGGATGCATATGACTCCCTGGAAGACAAATGGCAACAAGATTCAGAAGCTTTCTTGAAGCTGATGATTCGCGATGGCTGTTTTATGCTAGAAGTTTTGCGGGCATCATCCACTGATCTAACCAAGAATGGCTATGCCTCTAACGATCCCATCTTCAGCAAACATGGCATGACTTACATGTTGCCATATATAAAGCGGGACATGTTGATGCTCGAAAATCAGTTGCCCATGTTGCTGCTTAGAAAGCTACATGGTGTTTACAAACAAGATGCCGAG ACATCTGGGGTGTCTGTTGACTCATCCGAGAAATCCATTGAGCTATCTGAGGAGTCCGTTGATATGCTCATCCTCAAATTCTACTCTCATAGTCATAGCAGCGCGAAGCTGGACAAGTGCTTGCATATACTGGATGCATACCGAACGATCTTGTTATGGAAAGACCATGATACTCAAACTCAAGAATCTACTCCACATCGTAAAGTGGAAAACAACAATGGTGACATTCTCTCTGCAAGAGAGCTTGAAGAATCAGGAATCCGAATCAAGAAGAGCCAAAGTACAAGCCTGACAGACATCCAATTCGATTGCAAGTGGGGTATCCTTTGCAATCGGGGTATCCTGAAGCTTCCACCAATCTGTATGGATGATGTAAGTGAAACAATGTATCTAAATCTAATAGCTTTTGAGCGATTCCATGCAGGGGCAGGAAGTCAGGTGACTAACTACATCTACTTGATGGACAAACTCGTCGACAACGCTAAAGATGTTAACATCCTACAATCCCATGAAATTCTCCACAATGCACTTGGAAGTGATAAAGCTCTTGCTCAATTGATCAACTCACTTTCCAAAGATGTTGTGCTTGATCGAGATAGCAGCTTAAATAAG GAATCCATGGGCCTTGGTATCTGTTATAGCTGCCACTGTTCTTTTTGCTCTCACCATTGTTCAGGCATTATACGGTGCCCTCCAATACTACCAGGGcgaaaaaaaagg CACAGCTCAAAAGAGGCATTCATATCCCAAGTCAGAAGAATTGCTTTTGCTAGTACAGGATGTCATTTGTGGTGTAGCAGGAACAAGAAgatattccaaaaattatcTATCCTCCCGAGTACATAA
- the LOC113702967 gene encoding UPF0481 protein At3g47200-like isoform X1, translated as MGENSWVVEINDDVNRLSDITRDEEKAWQSHSIYKLPACVTDLVSDRKESVYKPRAISFGPYHYGESNLRPMEAHKKRALLHFIKRSRKPLEHYRRELSGVVKELKDAYDSLEDKWQQDSEAFLKLMIRDGCFMLEVLRASSTDLTKNGYASNDPIFSKHGMTYMLPYIKRDMLMLENQLPMLLLRKLHGVYKQDAETSGVSVDSSEKSIELSEESVDMLILKFYSHSHSSAKLDKCLHILDAYRTILLWKDHDTQTQESTPHRKVENNNGDILSARELEESGIRIKKSQSTSLTDIQFDCKWGILCNRGILKLPPICMDDVSETMYLNLIAFERFHAGAGSQVTNYIYLMDKLVDNAKDVNILQSHEILHNALGSDKALAQLINSLSKDVVLDRDSSLNKVHVAINSYCKTKPHKWRASFIQTYFRNPWALVSVIAATVLFALTIVQALYGALQYYQGEKKGTAQKRHSYPKSEELLLLVQDVICGVAGTRRYSKNYLSSRVHNTE; from the exons ATGGGCGAAAATTCATGGGTAGTTGAAATAAATGACGACGTCAATCGTCTATCAGACATCACAAGGGATGAAGAGAAAGCATGGCAGAGTCATTCCATCTACAAATTGCCTGCCTGTGTCACTGATCTTGTCAGTGATAGGAAAGAGAGTGTTTACAAGCCTCGGGCAATCTCTTTTGGTCCATATCATTACGGCGAGTCAAATTTGAGGCCAATGGAAGCTCACAAGAAAAGagctctcctacattttatcaAAAGGTCAAGGAAACCTCTCGAGCACTACCGTCGCGAATTATCTGGAGTAGTGAAAGAATTGAAGGATGCATATGACTCCCTGGAAGACAAATGGCAACAAGATTCAGAAGCTTTCTTGAAGCTGATGATTCGCGATGGCTGTTTTATGCTAGAAGTTTTGCGGGCATCATCCACTGATCTAACCAAGAATGGCTATGCCTCTAACGATCCCATCTTCAGCAAACATGGCATGACTTACATGTTGCCATATATAAAGCGGGACATGTTGATGCTCGAAAATCAGTTGCCCATGTTGCTGCTTAGAAAGCTACATGGTGTTTACAAACAAGATGCCGAG ACATCTGGGGTGTCTGTTGACTCATCCGAGAAATCCATTGAGCTATCTGAGGAGTCCGTTGATATGCTCATCCTCAAATTCTACTCTCATAGTCATAGCAGCGCGAAGCTGGACAAGTGCTTGCATATACTGGATGCATACCGAACGATCTTGTTATGGAAAGACCATGATACTCAAACTCAAGAATCTACTCCACATCGTAAAGTGGAAAACAACAATGGTGACATTCTCTCTGCAAGAGAGCTTGAAGAATCAGGAATCCGAATCAAGAAGAGCCAAAGTACAAGCCTGACAGACATCCAATTCGATTGCAAGTGGGGTATCCTTTGCAATCGGGGTATCCTGAAGCTTCCACCAATCTGTATGGATGATGTAAGTGAAACAATGTATCTAAATCTAATAGCTTTTGAGCGATTCCATGCAGGGGCAGGAAGTCAGGTGACTAACTACATCTACTTGATGGACAAACTCGTCGACAACGCTAAAGATGTTAACATCCTACAATCCCATGAAATTCTCCACAATGCACTTGGAAGTGATAAAGCTCTTGCTCAATTGATCAACTCACTTTCCAAAGATGTTGTGCTTGATCGAGATAGCAGCTTAAATAAGGTGCATGTTGCTATTAACAGCTACTGCAAAACAAAACCGCATAAGTGGCGAGCCAGTTTCATCCAAACTTATTTCAGGAATCCATGGGCCTTGGTATCTGTTATAGCTGCCACTGTTCTTTTTGCTCTCACCATTGTTCAGGCATTATACGGTGCCCTCCAATACTACCAGGGcgaaaaaaaagg CACAGCTCAAAAGAGGCATTCATATCCCAAGTCAGAAGAATTGCTTTTGCTAGTACAGGATGTCATTTGTGGTGTAGCAGGAACAAGAAgatattccaaaaattatcTATCCTCCCGAGTACATAATACAGAATAA
- the LOC113703529 gene encoding transcription factor MYBS3: MGRKCSCCGTTGHNSRTCPTQRRRNAARMKLFGVQLLDQSPFPSSSNNLSMKKSFSLDCLSVSQFNAPSGSRTPSCSPSPQDHVLLESSGYLSDGLIQTTQEKKKGMPWTEEEHRIFLVGLEKLGRGDWRGISRNFVTTRTPTQVASHAQKYFLRQNSLNRKINRRPSLFDMVERDKSALQSVRPIFSLSIEQECSISGGMLLPKISTASCMVNFSSSSPPEQDLKSSQVPVPVGVSESLEHSFIPSSSSSTNPEHDHDQNSSSPPPNLELTLAVPQARHNQRKPISVASCLLTVV; the protein is encoded by the exons ATGGGAAGGAAATGCTCATGTTGTGGAACCACAGGTCACAATTCGAGGACTTGCCCTACTCAAAGGAGAAGAAATGCTGCTAGGATGAAGCTTTTCGGGGTGCAATTGCTCGATCAATCCCCTTTTCCTTCATCTTCTAATAATCTTTCCATGAAAAAAAGCTTCAGCCTGGATTGCCTATCAGTTTCACAGTTCAACGCTCCTTCCGGATCAAGAACACCCTCCTGTTCTCCGTCTCCTCAGGACCATGTCCTTCTCGAGTCTAGTGGATATCTCTCTGATGGCCTAATCCAAACAACTCAGGAGAAGAAGAAGG GCATGCCATGGACAGAAGAGGAGCACAGGATATTTCTAGTTGGCCTGGAAAAACTTGGTAGGGGTGATTGGAGAGGCATCTCCAGGAACTTTGTGACCACCAGAACTCCAACCCAAGTAGCCAGTCATGCACAAAAGTATTTTCTCAGACAAAATAGCCTCAACAGAAAGATCAACCGTCGCCCTAGCCTTTTTGATATG GTGGAGAGGGATAAATCTGCCCTCCAATCGGTTCGCCCAATTTTCTCCTTGTCAATTGAGCAAGAGTGTTCAATTTCAGGTGGAATGCTTTTGCCAAAAATAAGTACTGCTTCATGTATGGTAAATTTCAGTTCATCATCGCCGCCGGAGCAAGATTTGAAGTCCAGTCAGGTACCTGTCCCAGTTGGAGTATCTGAATCATTGGAGCACAGTTTTATTCCATCGAGTAGCTCAAGTACTAACCCTGAGCATGATCATGATCAAAATTCTTCCTCTCCACCACCCAATCTAGAGCTTACTCTTGCCGTTCCTCAGGCACGACACAATCAGAGAAAACCAATATCTGTTGCTTCCTGTCTTCTTACAGTGGTCTGA